Sequence from the Molothrus aeneus isolate 106 chromosome 15, BPBGC_Maene_1.0, whole genome shotgun sequence genome:
TTGGGGTGAAAATGCTGCTTAAGGTGTCCAGTTCAGTGATCAAAATGTAAAAAGATTTTATGATTGCAGGCAACTCAAGAAGGATGCAGAGCTGATCCAGGCTGGACACATGGACAGCAGACTGGAGGAGCTGTGCAATGAGATTATGATGTGggttatttcattatttcttctgAGATTGTAGTTTCCTGACACTCTGTTTGGCCAGAATCTCTTGCTCCACATAGTTTGGGTCAAGAGAAATGGGGCTGGGCAGATGCTTTGGCCTCTGAGAGCTTGAACTGGGGGATAGCAGCTGGTGTGGAACATCCTTTGGAGTTGCTCAGTAAAGAGCTTGGCCATGGCTTGCAGAACCATGTTTGCTGCCTCCCTTCTGGCAATCATCTAAAATTTCCTGCCCTGTGTGTCAttctctggctctgctgctcgCCTTGGGGGATTTGAGCCTGAGTGGTTTGATGTTGTGTGGAGATTACAGGGTGGGCATcagtaaaatgcattttggagGGGGAATTAAGGGGAGCTGAGACACCCTGTGACAGCAGGTTTTTGTTCTttggacagaaagaaaaaactggaagaggaggaggcagaagtCAAGAGGAAGGCTACAGATGCTGCTTATCAGGGTAAGCTGGAAATGAGGTGCCTTCATTTTCCTCGATGCATATATTCATAAGAACATTTCAAAAATACTGAAGTCACGTTAAGATCTGCAGGAGGAATTCCTTGACCCTAGAGTTGGAGAGAGAGTCTGTATCCTCTTTCCAGCACTATATTTGTAACAGGGGAAAAGCCAGAGGCTTctgaaaaaggaataaaatcttCAGGAAAGGTGTGTCCCAGGGAAAGCAGGGTTAGTAAGGAGCTCTGTGTTAGAATGTCAGGCTCTTAACACCTTTAGTTTCCTCTGGTCACTGAAGATAAGAGGAAGAAACTTTTATTCTGAATGTTTAGTTCTTCATAACTCTTGGGGCATTAATTTGGTGATGGGAGGTGGTGAATCTAAACTGCTAGAGAAACCTGCAGCTGGAGTGCATTACCCAAAGTCAGTATTACTTGGGAACTGAGCTTAGTGGGGTGCAAGAAATTCCTATAACATAAATTGTTCTCTTAAAATTCTTCAGGATAAAGTCAAAGATAACTCTTGGGGACTGTCCACGATGGAGTCACAGACTCTCACTGTAATTTCTGTTCTCTTCCAGCTCGCCAGGCCATTAAGAACCCACCTCGAAGGCTGACGGGGGTGATGGTTCGTTCTCCTGCAGGCTCCACCTCCCCGGGCGGGGATTATTCCCTCGGAGATCTGTCCCAGCCCGCTGGGGATGAGGCCAGCCCAGGGGTGAGGATCCTTCTCTGGGTAGGAGGGAAAGCCCAGCTTGGGATGTGGGGCTCTGCATCCATCACAGAGAAGGGGCCTGGGGAGAAGCCCTTGCCTTGCTTTGCAGATTTCAGGTGCTGTCGTGTGGTTGGTGACAGTGCTGCTCGAGATCCACCTCCTCTTCCCTGTCTGTGGTGATCCAGTGCCTGGATCAGAGGCCGTGTAGGGGCATCAGTGGGTTGGCCAGGCAGTCTGTGAGTGCCTgggagctggctctgcagggcagggaaagggtgAAAGCACATGCCTGGAGTAGGGGCAGTGAGTGAATGGAGTAGGTGTCTGTGGTGTGCTGGATCAATGCTCTTGGGGGAAGCAGCAAGTGGGGCTGGTCCGTGTGGTGGAGTGTGGCTTTGAACAGTgtggtttttctctttctcaggtCACGCCAGGGACATTGCCCAGCACCCCAGTTGCCTCCTTCATTGGAATCCCTGACAcccctccaggctctgctcccctggaTGCCCCCATGACCCCAGTCACTGATGATTCACCCCAGAAAAAGATGCTAGGACAAAAAGCAACTCCgcctccttcccctctgctctcagagctgctgaagaAGGGCAGTCTCCTGCCCACAAGCCCCAGGCTGGTATGGAGCTCTCTGCTCATATATGCAAGCACACAAACAATTTGCTCCAGACTTTCCCACTGAAAAAGGGGGATCTGCAAAGaatctttaaaaatgtgcaGTTTTGTGAGAGTCCCAGCAGAAGTGATAATCTGAGAGGTATAAATACCCCTGTGAGCTGCAGAGgtcagcccctttcccagcaggaCTGCAGGGCTCGTGCAGCACATAGGACTGGCTGTCCCCTCAGTCACAAGGAGTTGGAGTTGCAGGGTTTGCTAGAGGAAATTGTTCTCCTCAGGGGAGGGAACTTGTTAGTCAGCATCATCCCCATCAGCCTCTGTGGCACTCCTGGTGCTTCCTACACTGGGCCGTACAATTCTTTACACCTTGTCAGAAAGTCctgtttcagtatttttaatgtgTACAAGAGTAGGGAATCCTTGAATGGCATTTATGACCTGTACAGAACTGCTTCAGTTTTCTCCTAATTGTAGACAGTTCCTAAAATCACTGTGATGAGAACTCACTTGTGGTGTTAGTGACTTGGGAAGTCTTAGGAGATGCTGACCCTGTTCAGAGCCCAGTCTGAAAACAGCAGCCTGCTTGTGATACAGATTCCCTGGGTTAGTGCTTGTGTGATGGAGTAGGTGTGTTGCTGTTGACTTTTTTCTTCATAGTAGTCacatttaggggtttttctattttctagCTTGGGTAAATGTTCCATAGATTTTGTGTTTGCAGGATGTAACATAAAGTGGGGCAGGGAAAGGTAATGGCTGTGAAAGGCTGAGTTTTCTTTGTAGGAACAGGACTGGTTTGCATCTGTTTCAAGGTCCATCATAGGTTCACTGTGTGACCTTGATCAAGTTACTTTCCATCTTGgtatttctgcttctctcaACTCAAAACAAGGGATATTTCTGTGCCATCTCAGGGTCTAGAGAGACTCATATGTGTAAAGGACTGTGAGGTCCTTGAAGAGAAGAGCTGTGATAGAGCAAATGATGCACTTGGCCTGCAGCTGTGTTACAGCTGAAGAACAGCAACAGTTTCAGACTGTCATGTTCTGCACTTGTGTGAGGGGCCTCAGGCAGGGACTAACCTGAATAAAAACTGCGGAGGAAATGCTGGGACACCAGATGCTGGTGCTGTTCATGGAGGTGCACATCTGGCAGAGAATCACTGGTGTGCTGGTATTTCCGGGAACTTGAGTTTCGTCCTCCTTTGACAGGTTGGTGAAAACGAAATGGCAGTGGCTTCTGGTCACATGAACAGCTCTGGAGTGCTGCTGGAGGTAGGAAGtgtcctgccagtgctgcacagTGGGGAAATGCAGTCAGCacctggtgctgtccctgcatctcCAGCTGCTTCAGGTAACTCCGGCCTTTCCTTGTACAGTTCTCCCTTAAGATGCACCTTCAGACTGTTCTGTGGATTTTCTTGGGGGAAGGATGATGCCTACCTGGCTGGTTTGGGGGCTTCTCTTTCAGTTGTATTCCTATTTATGTAGCCCTGTCCATCTCACCCCTACTTTTTAAGACCCTAATCCTTAAAAGAGTGACTGAAACTATTTGGTTTGATCCAGTCCTGATCCGTGCAGTCTGGTTTTCTGGGTTGGACACTGGCTAATACCAGGCATCTTGAGTGTAGAAAGAAAGGGTTTGTTTGCagagagctggggaaaaaattgtCTAGATCTGATCCCAAACGTGGCAAACACAGCTCCTTGTGGATCTGGAGAGCTCATGTGCCTTCCTTCTGCTGTATCTTAGAGATCTGTTCAGAGTTAGTCCACTGAGCTCCAGAGGAAGTTCCACAGAGTGGGGGAAAGGGGGACAGTGCAAGAATCTGCATTGGGCTATTTCAGAACAACCTGCCTAAAGAAgtttcttttcctcagctcctgctgaccAGTGATTTAATCACATTGTCTGCAACTGAGATTATGTGTTATTCATTCATATAGAATTCCATACAAGTACTATTGCTTTCCTTATCCACATCTGTTTTTTTAAGACTTGTTAATTTAGTCCAGACAGGTTTTTTTAAGACTTGTTAATTTACTGTCCAGTTGACAGTAAATTCAGACTGGAAGTTACAGCTAAGATGAATGGCAGCCTTTGATATAAAAGGAATTCTCCAGGAAAAACCTGCTAGGaaatcccctctgctccctcccagctcctgtgacGACTGTTTGTCTTGGCTTACCTTGTGTGGCTTTCTCAGCACTGTTTTTCAGATTTCCCATAATTGTTTTGGGATGAGCCTTTGGAAGGGCATCTCTGTGCATGTGTGGCTTAGTCTGTCCAGCCCTTACAGTGAGTGCAGTGTTCTGTAGCTGCATGATTCTGCCTCAGACTGCACACACAACAGGAGTCGTGCATTTTTTGGTGCAGGTTCTCTGTACAGCTTTTGGGACTCTTTATAGGTGTATCTGTGTCTTTTCCCAGAAGAAGCCACCAGACAGTGAAGAGCCCGGTGGTGGCTTTGTGGACTTCAGTGGTGGCTGCTTCTTGCTCATGTGCTTTTCCCTTCTACTCTCTGTTAGGTGCTCCTACGCTTTCCCGGCTTTTAGAAGCTGGTCCTGCACAGTTCACCTCACCTCTTGCTTCCTTCTCCGCTGTTGCCAGCGAGCCTCCAGCTAAGCTCCTGCCACCCCCCGTAGAGCCTGTGTCCCAGGCCACTATTGTCATGATGCCCACGCTGTCAGCACCAGCCGTTGTgccaccagctgcagctgcagagagcgtaGCCACAGGTGCGTTCCTAACCACGCACTCAGAGCTCACGtcctgctggaaagcagaacTTCCCCTGGGATCAGCGCCCTGCGAGCTCTCAGCTGGGCTTTGTCACCTCCCCATCGTGGCCAAAAAGGGTGGCTATGGCTGGGTTCTGGAGGAAACAGATGGTTTTAAACAGGGTTTGCTGGGTATGGGTGGGGGTGCTGGTGATTTGCTGGACTGCGGTTCAAGGGTTGGAATCTCACTTTGTCTCTCCTGTGGGAAAGCAAACCCGTATTTGTCTTTTATTAATCTAAGCTGTGATGGGGTGGATGGGCCTGGGATACTTGTGGTTGGTGCTTGGTGTTGCCCACTGTAGTGTTTGTTTATGTGGGGACTTCTCCAGCTTGGTCTCTGACTGTCCCTCTCGTCCTTGTGCAGTGAGCCAGCCTGAAGCCTGCGTTTCCATGGAGGCAGTGGCTGATTCCCATACTGTGACAGTGTCCATGGACAGCAGTGAAATATCAATGATCATTGACTCCATCAAGAAAGAGTGCCTGGGttctggggctggcagcactgcaggatctTCCAAAGATCACTGCATGGATGGGAAAGAAGATCTGGATTTGGCTGAAAAAATGGATATTGCAGTGTCCTATACGGGGGAAGAGCTGGACTTTGATACGGTTGGAAATATTATAGCCATCATTGAGGACAAGGTAAATGGGGAAAGGAGAGTGCCAGTGCCTTTTGCTCCACATTCAGTTGGGTTAATTTCAAATGATTGCTGTTCACCAATTTAGTTTAAACAAGCAAGAAATAACTATTCCAGAATGCACATTCTCACCATCATTTTCCAAATCAACAGGAAAGGACACCACTGCTGCCTGTCTGACACTGGTGCTCCTTTTCAGAGTACAAAAAGAAGTGTCTTTATTCCTTGGAGGGTAGGGTTTGGGTCATGTCTCTGGCAGACAGCTGAGCACTGCTCACAGAATCCTTTCCAGGAGTGCCATATTTCTGAAACTGAAGCTTCAGGAGAAACTCTCACAGGGAGTGATACAAATCTGGCTGCAAAAAAGGCAGCTTTGTAAATGGAGTAGACTGGGATTTCCACAATTGTCTCAGTACCAAATAATGTGAACTTTTCTTTAATCCCTCTTTCTGACCTCGGCCTGCActgctgtgtgtttgttttgacAATAAAGGTAGACGACCACCCTGAAGTCCTGGATGCAGCAGTTGTTGAAGCTGCTCTGTCTTCTTTCTGTGAAGATACCGATGACCCTCAGACCCTTCCTGGCCCATGGGAGCATTCAATTCGTCAGGAGCATGAGAAACAGGCCCAGATGCCCCAAGTGTCTGTGACTGTGAAGCAGGAGAGACTGGAGTGTGAGGAGCCAGAGGCAAAGGGAATTCGAGACCTAATGGGCATCAGTGAGCTGGGGTCAGAAATAAAGACTGAAATTGCAGAGCAGGACCAGAGTCAGCTGGGCCCTGAAGAAACCATACCAGCAACTGCAAGAGTGACAGAAACTCCAGAGCTTAGAAACCAAGAGATAGAAGAAGATCAAAGAGCAGCTGTAACATCGGGAGAGACTTCTGAAATCAAAATAGAGTCGTCCCAGGGAGATGATGCAGTGCTCAATCCAGTGAAGACAGAGGTATGTGGTCACAGAGGCTGCCTGGAACTGGTGTGGGGAAAGAGAGGAGCAGTTGTGGCAGGTAGGAGCAAAGTTTAGAGGAAGGATGAGTGCTGGGTTGAAATGACCCTTCAATGTATGTGACTGACTGTTTTCCTGGGAGTCAggctgctgatgtgcagagcagctctgctttaGGCAGTACCTTTGTGTATCTCCCCCCACCcatgtgcagagctgctgctgggaaagtgCTCAGTGAACCTCATTGGCTGGAGTTAGGTTAGGGTGAGTGAGATGTGCCCACACCTTCACTGAAGTAAGCTGACACAAACATCTAGATTTGTGCATTTCTCTTCCCTCCAGACCCCACCTGATGATGATTCATCCCCTCCACAAGTCCCAAATGTGAGTGAAGACTCCTCACAGGCTGATGTTCAGCACAAATTTGAGCTGTCAGGTAACTTAATTCAGCTAGGAAATCTTTTACATGCAACATTATTAGCTGGATAGTTGTTAGTTATCTCGTTCAGGTttttggggaggagggagaaaagatACCTGTAGGAACAGTGGTAATTACTGCAGGACAGTAGGCGTTGGTGCAGGAGCTTTTGTAGGAAAGGCTGCTTGGGAGAATCaatctttctgcatttctttctttcacagaatcaaTGAAGGAGGAGGCCCAAGCCCTGTTTAGGAGTCAGATGAAGGTAATTCCCTGTTGGTTTTAGTCATCTTGAGTTAATTAGCAGcatgttgctgctgctgtctgctgaAAGGCAAAGCTTGTGTTCAGCTTTCTGCACTTTGAGCAGTCTGCAGCTGAAGGGGAGATGGCTTCAGAATGTAAAGGTGTTTATGTCTGTGCTTCCGGGTCTGTGGGGAcaagcagggcaggctggagaggCTGGGATTTTGTGGAAGTGCCTGTACAGCTGTCAGCAGCCTCACAAGAAGATCACTGTGCTCGCAGAACCGTAGTTGCTTTGGAGGCGCTGAGTGGCTGCTGTAGCTGGCTGTGCCGGCTGATGGACTCTGTGTTTCAGGATGGGCAGGGtgaggaggatgatgaggacGGTGCCAGTGAGGCTGCCAGTTTGGAGGAACCCAAAGAAGAAGACCAGGGTGAGGGGTATCTCTCAGAGATGGATAACGAGCCCCCCGTGAGCGAGAGCGACGACGGCTTCAGCGTCCACAACGCGCCACTGCAGTCGCACGCGCTCGCCGactccatccccagcagcccGGCCTCCTCACAGTTGTGAGTGTCAGGGCACACTGGGACTGCAGGATCCCCATTTCTGGCTGGCTGAGTGGGTCCTAAGGGAGAATTTGTTGATTATGTGTTTGGTTCTTGCTGACAAGTGTGCAGACAGCACTCCAGTACCAGTTCCCACTTTTTCCATCTGTCTTTGGTGTGGGTTAGCATGGGCATgtcaaggacaaaacaaaccatGAGTTTTCAGCTCTGAGGCAATCATCAGACTCCTGAAGGAATTAATGTTCTTCTCTTCCCAGCTCAGTGTGCAGTGAGGATCAGGAGGCAATACAGGCTCAGAAGATCTGGAAGAAAGCCATCATGCTGgtttggagagcagcagctaaTCACAGGTGAGTTTGATGTCTTGGCAGAAAGAAGTGACTAATCCTAGACAAGTCTCCACTCTCCCATCTCAGAGGCTTATCTCTTTTGGGAGATGATGAATCATATTGCTGCAGACAAATTAAAAGGAGAGCATGAAACAAATATTTACCAGCAAGGACAGGCACTGAGTGgactgtttttctctgcaggtATGCCAATGTCTTCTTACAGCCTGTAACTGATGACATAGCACCAGGCTACCACAGCATCGTGCAGAGGTGAGTCTCAGCAGTATTCTGTCATCAGAACTCTGTTTGCATATTTGTAGGGATTTCTGGCAACAATGTAGTTTTTGCCTGCTGTGCAGACTTGGAAAAGTGTTCTTTTTCTGACATGATTCAGTCAGAAGTAGGTTTCCCCAAGAACAGTCATCCTCAGGCACATGTCTATACACAGTCCTGACTTTGAGTGAAGTACACTGACTTACAGAGAACATTTTACCAGTAAGGTGAAACTGATCTGTTTCCCCCAGTTTCTGTCCAAGAGTAGGATTTAACCTTTGAAATTCCTAAAAGCTGTTCTCTAATCAGTATTTTTTGCTGTCCCAGATGGTGGACTTTTCTGGAAGAATTACCAGAATCCCCTACTAGCTGCTGAAATCTCTTGTAAACAGTTCAAGCTCAGTGGCTGCAGCTCTAGCTCCTTAGTTTCTCTGTCAGTGGTGCCTGGAGAAGGCAGATGCCTCTCCTGAGAGATCTCTGAGGCTGTTGTTACTATTCCAGGTAACTGCTGGACACCTTGGATCTTCTGACCCAGGCCTTGGTACTGGGGATCACAGCCCATGGGGGAGAACCTGTTCAGCTAAATAAAATAGACACTGTAACTAAACACATTACAGACCCAGAGCTGTTTCTAAAGGAGATGGGAAAGAGTTAAACATTTCTGTTGCAATTTTGCCTGCGTTTCTTTCACAGGCCAATGGATTTATCTACCATCAAAAAGAACATTGAGAACGGGCTGATCCGAACCACAGCCGAGTTCCAGCGGGACATTATGTTGATGTTTCAGAATGCAGTGATGTACAACAGCTCTGACCATGATGTGTACCACATGGCTGTGGAGATGCAGAGAGATGTCCTGGAGCAGATCCAGGTAAAGTACTGAGCTGAGGCCAGTGCAGGACAGAGCATCTGCCTTGGTCCATAGGTCTGGCTGTCCCACAGTTTCACTCCCAGTGTGTTTGAATGCAGTGggtcctgcccttccctgcttcTCTCTCATGATAGTTCAGGTGTTTGTGTTGAACTATATTGTGGGTGAGTTAAAAGTAACAcagcagaatattttatatgttCATCCCAGACCAATTTCAAATGTAATTTCCTTCAGGGAAATGCTTAGGCCAGCAAGAACCAGGGTGTGGTTCAGGAACAGAAACGAGCAACAAGAGCAGTGAATGACAGGGGACGCCACGGCTTCTTtgggtggctgtgctggtttttgttGATATAAAGTGCACATGAAACTGCTCTGTGAATTTATGCTATTTAAAATATCCTTTGAAGCAGAATGtcccagctggcagggctgagttTGAATTGGGGTTTTGTAGTTCCTCAGGACTTGTGGCTTCTGAGGTAAATTGGGGAACTTATTCTGAGCAGCACACAAGGAACTGAAACTGCCTCTGACCCAATCATTCCCAGCCTGTGGTCTGTGATAGTTAACTGACATGCACTTACTGAGCTTGTTTTGCTTGACATTCTTAACAGAGTGTGGTTTCCTTGCAGCAATTTCTGGCCACACAACTGATGATGCAAACATCAGAGTCAGGGATCAGTGCAAAGAGCCTGCGGGGGCGAGACTCCACTCGCAAGCAGGATGCTTCAGAGAAGGTGAGAATGCTGCACCCTGTGCAAGGGCACTTGGGATCTTCTGAAGAATCCCAAGATACTGCATGAAGTTCCCACACCACGGAGGCAAAAGTTCCCACACCAGCATCTTCACGTGAACAAGTTTTCTTTAAATGTCTCTATTGATTAGATTTCAGTTCTGGAACTATACAGCACGCCAGAGGCAGGTCTCATGAGTTTTTTCTGTAATACAAATACTTCTATtacctgtttttaaaaacaggtgATAAAAACTGTAGGGAAATGAACAGAGTATTGGAAGAGATGTGAATACTCTCAGGCACAtagtgtgactcttggggatgagcctgcagggcagggagttggactccatgatccttgtGGTTCCCCTCCAAATCCACAGACTGTGATTCTATGCTATGGCAGAAAGGTGAAGGGAATTGCCATAACCTTCACTTCCTAGTCAGGTTTTTAGAGCTAGAGAATCAATCACCTCTGGTTTGCTGTGTAAAATACACCAGAGAACCTTTGAATTCCACACTGATCTACGCAATGaagatttgtggttttttcttttataaagaCACATGCAAACTTGATGAAGTGATCTCAGGTACTCTCTGGTGCACACAACACTGTgacagcaggggctgcctgctgAGTTCTAGTGACAGCTGCACTGAGCAGGAATTGTTTGGTAGACCAGGAAAACTTGCTGTGGCTGTGGAGGGAATATCCCTGTCCTGGCATTCTGGCTCTCGCAGTATCCCtcttttgtctgtttttatGTTCCTGCTGCATAAGACTGACGCCCTGCAGGAAGGGGAGTGGGGCACATGTTCCTCTATGCTCATGTGTGGGCTCAGTGCTTCTGTGTGGTGTGTGCATTTCCGTAGCTGATGCCTGATAAGTCCTTCTGTTTGGCCTTTTAACAGGACAGTGTCCCAATGggctctcctgccttccttctctctctctttgtaaGTATTGAAAGGCTCCAGCAGGTTCTGCAGTACTGCTGCCAGGTGCTCTGCTCCTTGTCTGGGTGATCCCTGCACTGTCACAGCATCCTTAGcgctgcagcagggtgtgtttGACTTGGGGGCTGCACCACTGTGAGCTCAGAAGAGACATCTCAGTCCCTTACTCTCAAAATGGGTGAGCGGGTGGGGCTTCACTCTTTTCTTCTGGTTCcaagtgttttttgttttgtcatctgcttttgcttttttccatgACTTCTCTCCTGCTTTCTTTCCATGTAAGTGGGAAGACAAACCAAGTGGTGCAGTCCTGTAGTTCCTACATCTTTCATGTTTATACAGCTGCCCCTTCCACACGTCCGATGCAGTACAAAAGGTCTTGGGAGAGTGAGGAGTCAGCTGTGTGTCCTTTATCTGTTCCTggttcagaaagcaaaaaagacTCTGCAGAAATATCTTGCTCTGTGCCCGTGGTGATCTGGAAGTGTTTGGAAAAATATTCCCTCTGGGAAACCCCAAGTCTCTGAGTTACtgtgaggagagagagaggaggaagatgGAGAGCTGTCCTTATCTCTCACATTATCTAAAGACAGAGGAGTACtccaggagaggcagcagatcAGCCAGAGAGAGGATCAGAGGAAGCTCTCAGCTCACCTTCTGCTCGTGGAAAGGAGCTGTGTGGAGGAACTAGGGAGCTAGTGCCAGGGTCACTCAGCTGGAGGAGCACTTCCATAGGGATCAGCAGCTGATAAGGTAGGTTAGTCagcagttttccttttcccacctTAAGCTAGAATCTGCTGCTTAGGAGGAAGCCTGCACTGTCCAGGCTCCAAAAGCATCTGTCTGGGCCAGAGGTGTTGCCTCTctctgccctggctccagcagtgCAGAGATGCTGCCAAGCCCAGCACCCTGCTGTGTCCACATCCAGCTTTAGGTAGGTCTGCAGGCAGGCcttggcagggacagcttccctTTCTCCTGATGGGAAGGCATGAAAAATTGTTGCCAGATGCAGAAttccctccctctgtccctccctccctcccctgtgccGGAGGGCCGTTCCTGTGGGTTGTGTAACtctgtttgtttgccttgtgAGCAGGACGGAGGCACCAGAGGGCGGCGCTGCGCCATCGAGGCAGACATGAAGATGAAGAAATGATGCTGCAGACACAAAATCCCAGCAGAATCCCAGGCATCCGGAGCTGGAGTGTGAGCAGGCAGCTCTCAACAGCTgttggaggaggaagaaaagctgcaggTCCATTTCTGGGACCTGGTTCACCACCTTTGCTTGCCCTTCTGGAAAGCAGTGTCTTGTCAGAATGTGTAACCCAAAGAAACTTCCCTGGAGGGGAAGACCAGCCCCCCTGCCTGTTTTAGGGCAGTTGTCTTGGGCTTCATCAGTGTTCTGGTGTTAGCTAGCAGCTGGTGGCTCGTATGTACTGTAATGTGAAGTGTACAGATTTTTACTAGTGCTGTGTAAATGTGATGTATATTAAAATCTGGGAACAAACCTGTGTGCAGTGTACGGAGcgccacagctctgcagggaggagccCTGTGCCACAAGCCTGGATCCCCACCTGGACTATCTGCAAATATAATTCTTTTCCAGTTACCCCTATAGCACACATGcatggcagagctctgctgttaGAGACAATCCATAAATCACAGGAATGCTGCACAGTGtttggaaggagaggaggattCCCTGCTTGAGTGTGTGAGGATACAGCACCACTCTGGTGACACTGGAGATCAAACCTTGAGAAGTTAAATGCTGCAGTCTTGTTGGAGCTTTCCTTAGGAGAAAATGCATTGCAAAGGACTTGACATTCTTTCCCCAGAGATCTGTGGAGGCTGCACTAGTCAGAGTGAAAATCTGTGATCCCAGCAGCTGTAGGCAGGATTGCCAGTACCTGGTTTCACATCTGAGCTTGTGCCCTGTTCCTACTGGGAATTACAGTCCTTTTCCTCAGCAACATGAAGGTTTAAATTCTCTGCAAGAATTTCCAAGTCACTTTTTCTCCTCATATGACCTGAGATGAAACTTGCCTGTTTTCTGCCCACACAACCATTcatgggggaaaagaaaacaacagaatgACACCATCCTTgattgctgcagcagctgggagtgcTCTGCCCTCCGTGCAGCATATCCAGGGTGCAGCTTTCTGGTAGACAGGTTTCAGGAAACTGAGTCACTGGGATTAAGACCAGAGGCATTGTTCCCTTATCCAGTAAGAGCTCTCAATTTTCACAAGTTCAGTGTTGAAGTTGGCCATGCCTGCTGTGTCAAGTCCTGTGTATTGCTGAGGTGAATTTTCACCAAGACTCACCTTACTGATGTGGAAATGCTGAAACTCCCTTGGATTGGTGATTGGTTCATTGTTTTTTGCTGCTAAACACGGGAGCAAACTTCTGGTTTGAATTTTTATTGTTCTCAGTTCGTAGCACAAAAAGTTGCAGGGGTCTTTGTCTTTCATGCATTTCATGGAGTGATTTCAGTTAGGGACAAACATTTTAGCATTGCCTGTTGTGACAGGACAAGGTAGTGGCTCTAAACTAAAAGAGGGCCTATTTAGACTGGATGAAGATTatttttacaatgagggtggggaggccctggcacagttacccagagaagctgtggatgccccatccctgaagtgcTGAAGGCCAAGTTGGACGAGGCTCTGAACAACTtggaatagtggaaggtgtccctgcccatggcaggggagctgcACCCAGACAGCCTttaaaggtccctcccaacccaacctGTTCCATGATTCTAAGTTGGAAAGAACCTCTCTGCATTCCTTTACTTCAttcagctgctcagagcagggccag
This genomic interval carries:
- the BRD8 gene encoding bromodomain-containing protein 8 isoform X3, yielding MAAGPGKHKLLSAGPTEPWSIREKLCLASSVMRSGDQNWVSVSRAIKPFAEPGRPPDWFSQKHCASQYSELLETTETPKRKRGEKGEVVETVEDVIVRKLTAERVEELKKIIKETQEKYRQLKKDAELIQAGHMDSRLEELCNEIMIKKKLEEEEAEVKRKATDAAYQARQAIKNPPRRLTGVMVRSPAGSTSPGGDYSLGDLSQPAGDEASPGVTPGTLPSTPVASFIGIPDTPPGSAPLDAPMTPVTDDSPQKKMLGQKATPPPSPLLSELLKKGSLLPTSPRLVGENEMAVASGHMNSSGVLLEVGSVLPVLHSGEMQSAPGAVPASPAASGAPTLSRLLEAGPAQFTSPLASFSAVASEPPAKLLPPPVEPVSQATIVMMPTLSAPAVVPPAAAAESVATVSQPEACVSMEAVADSHTVTVSMDSSEISMIIDSIKKECLGSGAGSTAGSSKDHCMDGKEDLDLAEKMDIAVSYTGEELDFDTVGNIIAIIEDKVDDHPEVLDAAVVEAALSSFCEDTDDPQTLPGPWEHSIRQEHEKQAQMPQVSVTVKQERLECEEPEAKGIRDLMGISELGSEIKTEIAEQDQSQLGPEETIPATARVTETPELRNQEIEEDQRAAVTSGETSEIKIESSQGDDAVLNPVKTETPPDDDSSPPQVPNVSEDSSQADVQHKFELSESMKEEAQALFRSQMKDGQGEEDDEDGASEAASLEEPKEEDQGEGYLSEMDNEPPVSESDDGFSVHNAPLQSHALADSIPSSPASSQFSVCSEDQEAIQAQKIWKKAIMLVWRAAANHRYANVFLQPVTDDIAPGYHSIVQRPMDLSTIKKNIENGLIRTTAEFQRDIMLMFQNAVMYNSSDHDVYHMAVEMQRDVLEQIQQFLATQLMMQTSESGISAKSLRGRDSTRKQDASEKDSVPMGSPAFLLSLFMGHAWKSELESPIKSDSSDFQSLPDWDSSLDLDVMSWRNTEEEAMGRLEGSSQEADHEMELSEPLWKDDSEDNHEAEEPRENDSLLQFLLEVTQMLESCCIGSTESPQTPWDYRGSVGKQSDGEEMRCQEKTTGTVGSGAEESQLHILAKDEEELCLEREGETEDSPGEPPSDVHSPEMSAQALDQDDSDSSSAASVLDSTGSPNMHLLQPSWNNPLQHLILKKKLLSIWRMIASHRFSSPFLKPVSEKQAPGYRDVVKRPMDLSSIKRRLSKGHIRSVMQFQCDLMLMFQNAVMYNSSDHHVFHVAVEMQREVLEQLQVLAEALLLSRDRLE
- the BRD8 gene encoding bromodomain-containing protein 8 isoform X2 — encoded protein: MAAGPGKHKLLSAGPTEPWSIREKLCLASSVMRSGDQNWVSVSRAIKPFAEPGRPPDWFSQKHCASQYSELLETTETPKRKRGEKGEVVETVEDVIVRKLTAERVEELKKIIKETQEKYRQLKKDAELIQAGHMDSRLEELCNEIMIKKKLEEEEAEVKRKATDAAYQARQAIKNPPRRLTGVMVRSPAGSTSPGGDYSLGDLSQPAGDEASPGVGENEMAVASGHMNSSGVLLEVGSVLPVLHSGEMQSAPGAVPASPAASGAPTLSRLLEAGPAQFTSPLASFSAVASEPPAKLLPPPVEPVSQATIVMMPTLSAPAVVPPAAAAESVATVSQPEACVSMEAVADSHTVTVSMDSSEISMIIDSIKKECLGSGAGSTAGSSKDHCMDGKEDLDLAEKMDIAVSYTGEELDFDTVGNIIAIIEDKVDDHPEVLDAAVVEAALSSFCEDTDDPQTLPGPWEHSIRQEHEKQAQMPQVSVTVKQERLECEEPEAKGIRDLMGISELGSEIKTEIAEQDQSQLGPEETIPATARVTETPELRNQEIEEDQRAAVTSGETSEIKIESSQGDDAVLNPVKTETPPDDDSSPPQVPNVSEDSSQADVQHKFELSESMKEEAQALFRSQMKDGQGEEDDEDGASEAASLEEPKEEDQGEGYLSEMDNEPPVSESDDGFSVHNAPLQSHALADSIPSSPASSQFSVCSEDQEAIQAQKIWKKAIMLVWRAAANHRYANVFLQPVTDDIAPGYHSIVQRPMDLSTIKKNIENGLIRTTAEFQRDIMLMFQNAVMYNSSDHDVYHMAVEMQRDVLEQIQQFLATQLMMQTSESGISAKSLRGRDSTRKQDASEKDSVPMGSPAFLLSLFDGGTRGRRCAIEADMKMKK